In a single window of the Streptomyces sp. HUAS ZL42 genome:
- a CDS encoding alpha/beta hydrolase, with amino-acid sequence MSTGPAGHVARSTVRPNSETPRRAPLRTFLRTDDGVTIDSVYDPAAVVYDASAPPSVDLVFVVAHGFTGDVDRPHVRRVAEALTRHGAVVTFSFRGHGESGGRSTVGDREVYDLAAAVRWARELGHARVATVGFSMGGSVVLRHAALHGTASGARTDVVVSVSAPARWYYRGTAPMRRLHWLVTRPEGRLVGRYGFRTRIHHREWNPVPMSPVEAVPRIAPTPLLIVHGDRDGYFPVDHPRMLATAAGDHGELWLEPGMGHAEHASDEALLARIGDWAVSRAS; translated from the coding sequence ATGAGCACTGGTCCGGCAGGTCATGTGGCCCGATCCACCGTTCGTCCGAACTCTGAGACACCCAGACGTGCACCTTTGCGGACGTTTCTGCGCACCGACGACGGGGTGACGATCGATTCCGTATACGACCCGGCCGCGGTTGTATACGACGCCTCCGCGCCACCCTCCGTTGACCTGGTGTTCGTCGTCGCTCACGGGTTCACGGGCGATGTGGACCGGCCGCACGTCCGGCGAGTGGCCGAGGCCCTCACCCGGCACGGAGCCGTGGTCACGTTCTCCTTCCGGGGCCACGGGGAGTCCGGCGGCCGGTCCACCGTGGGTGACCGGGAGGTGTACGACCTGGCGGCCGCGGTGCGGTGGGCGCGGGAACTCGGGCACGCGCGCGTGGCGACCGTCGGCTTCTCCATGGGCGGCTCCGTGGTGCTGCGGCACGCGGCCCTGCACGGCACCGCGAGCGGGGCCCGCACGGACGTGGTCGTGTCGGTGAGCGCGCCGGCTCGCTGGTACTACCGGGGCACGGCCCCCATGCGACGGCTCCACTGGCTGGTCACGCGCCCCGAGGGCCGCCTGGTCGGCCGCTACGGATTCCGTACGAGGATCCACCACCGGGAGTGGAACCCCGTGCCCATGTCCCCTGTGGAGGCGGTACCGCGGATCGCTCCGACCCCGCTGCTGATCGTGCACGGCGACCGGGACGGCTACTTCCCCGTCGACCACCCCCGGATGCTCGCCACGGCCGCCGGTGACCACGGCGAACTCTGGCTGGAGCCCGGGATGGGCCACGCCGAACACGCGTCGGACGAGGCGCTGCTGGCCCGGATCGGGGACTGGGCCGTCTCACGGGCGAGCTAG
- a CDS encoding asparaginase has translation MTPPEGTAAARGHHRAAPPVLAEAVRSGFVEGRHRGQPGAAGRGQAGRARARGRDVPVFPRSSNRPMQAAGVLRAVLDLTGERPAPAAASLPRSRRSPSPPRPGPQDARRALAGAKGQSPWRRDGRGGGARKIPATPPRRRPTVTS, from the coding sequence GTGACGCCTCCGGAAGGCACCGCAGCTGCCCGCGGCCACCACCGGGCCGCACCGCCCGTCCTCGCCGAAGCCGTACGATCCGGCTTCGTCGAGGGCCGGCACCGGGGGCAGCCTGGTGCTGCCGGCCGCGGACAGGCCGGTCGAGCTCGCGCTCGCGGACGTGACGTCCCCGTCTTCCCGCGTTCCTCCAACAGGCCGATGCAGGCGGCGGGCGTCCTGCGCGCGGTCCTCGACCTGACCGGGGAGCGGCCGGCGCCGGCCGCCGCGAGCCTCCCCAGGTCTCGGAGGAGTCCATCCCCACCGCGACCTGGTCCGCAGGATGCCCGACGAGCCCTCGCGGGGGCGAAGGGGCAGAGTCCCTGGAGACGGGACGGTAGGGGCGGAGGGGCGCGAAAAATCCCCGCGACACCACCCCGGCGCAGACCTACCGTGACCTCATGA
- a CDS encoding MoaD/ThiS family protein, whose product MAKVTVRYWAAAKAAAEVAEEPYDAATLAEALDAVRERHPGELVRVLQRCSFLIDGDPVGTRGHETVRLAEGGTVEVLPPFAGG is encoded by the coding sequence ATGGCAAAGGTCACGGTGCGCTACTGGGCCGCCGCCAAGGCCGCGGCCGAAGTCGCCGAGGAGCCGTACGACGCGGCCACCCTCGCCGAGGCGCTCGACGCGGTGCGCGAGCGACACCCCGGTGAACTCGTACGCGTCCTGCAGCGATGCTCGTTCCTCATCGACGGCGACCCCGTGGGCACCCGCGGGCATGAGACGGTACGGCTGGCCGAGGGCGGCACGGTTGAGGTGCTCCCGCCGTTCGCAGGAGGATGA
- a CDS encoding DsrE family protein translates to MAKKLVIKVTAGADAPERCSQAFTVAAVAVASGVDVSVWLTGESAWFALPGRAAEFELPHAAPLPDLLDSILAGGRLTLCTQCAARRDITEKDVLEGVRIAGAQVFVQEALGDETQALVY, encoded by the coding sequence ATGGCTAAGAAGCTCGTGATCAAGGTGACGGCGGGGGCCGATGCCCCCGAGCGCTGCTCGCAGGCGTTCACGGTCGCGGCGGTGGCGGTGGCCAGCGGCGTGGACGTCTCCGTGTGGCTGACCGGGGAGTCCGCGTGGTTCGCGCTGCCGGGCCGCGCCGCCGAGTTCGAGTTGCCGCACGCGGCACCGCTGCCCGACCTGCTCGACTCGATCCTGGCCGGCGGCCGCCTCACGCTGTGCACGCAGTGCGCGGCCCGCCGGGACATCACGGAGAAGGACGTGCTCGAGGGCGTACGGATCGCGGGCGCGCAGGTGTTCGTGCAGGAGGCGCTGGGGGACGAGACGCAGGCCCTCGTCTACTGA
- a CDS encoding VOC family protein yields the protein MSPTRLSTVVLDAHDAHELAGFYMRLLGYEVRREEPDWVLVGPPPGTDGTALSFETEREYVPPVWPTRKPGDQQMMLHLDIEVDDLEGETARAVAEGARLAEYQPQDDVRVLFDPAGHPFCLWVEEARVAPQ from the coding sequence ATGTCGCCCACGAGACTGTCGACCGTCGTACTGGACGCGCACGACGCGCATGAGCTGGCCGGCTTCTACATGCGGCTGCTGGGGTACGAGGTGCGCCGCGAGGAGCCGGACTGGGTGCTCGTCGGCCCGCCGCCCGGCACCGACGGCACGGCGCTGTCCTTCGAGACCGAACGCGAGTACGTGCCACCCGTCTGGCCGACGCGGAAGCCCGGCGACCAGCAGATGATGCTGCACCTCGACATCGAGGTCGACGACCTGGAGGGCGAGACCGCGCGGGCCGTCGCCGAGGGGGCGCGCCTCGCCGAGTACCAGCCCCAGGACGACGTACGGGTGCTGTTCGACCCGGCGGGCCACCCGTTCTGCCTGTGGGTCGAGGAAGCCCGAGTAGCACCTCAGTAG
- the dtd gene encoding D-aminoacyl-tRNA deacylase: protein MRAVVQRVEGASVVVDGETVGEIAGEGLCVLVGVTHEDTKEKAAQLARKLWSIRMLHDEKSCSDVDAPLLVISQFTLYGDARKGRRPTWNAAAPGDVAEPLVDEVVAQLRALGATVATGRFGARMRVSLTNDGPFTVLLEM, encoded by the coding sequence ATGCGTGCAGTGGTGCAGAGGGTCGAGGGTGCGAGTGTCGTCGTGGACGGCGAGACGGTCGGGGAGATCGCCGGCGAGGGGCTGTGCGTCCTCGTCGGGGTGACGCACGAGGACACGAAGGAGAAGGCTGCGCAGCTGGCTCGCAAGCTGTGGTCGATCCGGATGCTGCACGACGAGAAGTCGTGCAGTGACGTCGATGCGCCGCTGCTGGTGATCAGCCAGTTCACGTTGTACGGGGATGCGCGGAAGGGGCGTCGGCCGACGTGGAACGCGGCGGCTCCCGGTGATGTGGCCGAGCCCCTGGTCGACGAGGTCGTCGCGCAGCTTCGGGCGTTGGGGGCGACGGTGGCCACGGGGCGGTTCGGTGCGCGGATGAGGGTGTCTCTGACGAACGACGGGCCGTTTACGGTGCTGCTCGAGATGTGA
- a CDS encoding DUF2993 domain-containing protein — MRALRILLIVVVILGGLFVIADRVALHFAEGEAADRLKSTENLASTPDVSIKGFPFLTQVAGGEFDDVEVGMRDYEAATGTGSQKIRIDALTANMKGVVFSGDYSSATAATATGTATIAYDELLKTAKSEPTRIAPGVTANVVGLSDGGNGKIKVLVEATVLGTELPKPVSVLSSVTVADGDTVRVHADSLPDLGVDLAENAMRSVTDFGQKINGLPGGIQLDKVEAATNGVEIMVKGSDVRLVG, encoded by the coding sequence ATGCGCGCACTGCGAATACTTCTGATCGTCGTCGTGATCCTGGGCGGCCTCTTCGTGATCGCGGACCGTGTCGCCCTGCACTTCGCCGAGGGCGAGGCCGCGGACAGGCTGAAGAGCACCGAGAACCTCGCCTCCACCCCGGACGTGTCCATCAAGGGCTTCCCGTTCCTCACCCAGGTCGCCGGCGGCGAGTTCGACGACGTGGAGGTCGGTATGAGGGACTACGAGGCCGCCACCGGCACCGGCTCCCAGAAGATCCGCATCGACGCGCTGACGGCGAACATGAAGGGCGTCGTGTTCTCCGGCGACTACAGCTCCGCCACCGCGGCCACGGCCACCGGCACCGCGACCATCGCCTACGACGAGCTGTTGAAGACGGCGAAGTCCGAGCCCACCCGGATCGCCCCCGGCGTCACCGCCAACGTCGTCGGCCTCTCCGACGGCGGCAACGGCAAGATCAAGGTCTTGGTCGAGGCCACCGTCCTCGGCACGGAGCTGCCCAAGCCGGTCTCCGTGCTCAGCTCGGTCACGGTGGCCGACGGCGACACCGTGCGGGTGCACGCCGACTCCCTGCCCGACCTCGGCGTCGATCTCGCCGAGAACGCGATGCGGTCGGTCACCGACTTCGGGCAGAAGATAAACGGCCTGCCCGGCGGCATCCAGCTCGACAAGGTGGAAGCCGCGACGAACGGTGTGGAGATCATGGTGAAGGGTTCCGACGTCCGGCTGGTGGGGTAG
- a CDS encoding Fur family transcriptional regulator, with protein sequence MVSTDWKSDLRQRGYRLTPQRQLVLEAVDTLEHATPDDILVEVRKTASGVNISTVYRTLELLEELGLVSHAHLGHGAPTYHLADRHHHIHLVCRDCTNVIEADLAVAAEFTAKLRETFGFETDMKHFAIFGRCKDCSLKSSTTES encoded by the coding sequence GTGGTGAGCACCGACTGGAAGAGCGACCTCAGGCAGCGCGGCTACCGGCTGACGCCGCAGCGCCAGCTTGTCCTCGAAGCCGTGGACACCCTGGAGCACGCGACCCCCGACGACATCCTCGTGGAAGTGAGGAAGACGGCGTCGGGGGTCAACATTTCCACCGTGTACCGGACGCTGGAGCTGCTGGAGGAACTCGGGCTGGTCAGCCACGCCCACCTCGGGCACGGCGCCCCCACCTATCACCTCGCCGACCGTCACCACCACATCCACCTGGTCTGCCGCGACTGCACGAACGTCATCGAGGCGGACCTGGCCGTCGCCGCGGAGTTCACCGCCAAGCTGCGCGAGACCTTCGGCTTCGAGACGGACATGAAGCACTTCGCGATCTTCGGCCGTTGCAAGGACTGCTCTCTGAAGAGTTCAACTACCGAGTCGTAG
- a CDS encoding DUF1416 domain-containing protein encodes MCGAKAGGPDPSTIKPGETTIQGQVTRDGEPVVGYVRLLDSTGEFTAEVPTSATGQFRFYAAEGTWTVRALVPGATADRTVVAQKGGLAEVAIAV; translated from the coding sequence ATGTGTGGAGCGAAGGCCGGCGGCCCGGACCCCTCGACGATCAAGCCCGGTGAGACCACGATCCAGGGTCAGGTGACCCGCGACGGCGAGCCGGTGGTCGGCTACGTCCGTCTGCTGGACTCGACCGGCGAGTTCACCGCGGAGGTCCCCACCTCCGCCACGGGCCAGTTCCGCTTCTACGCGGCCGAGGGCACCTGGACCGTCCGTGCCCTCGTACCCGGCGCCACCGCCGACCGCACGGTCGTCGCCCAGAAGGGCGGCCTCGCGGAGGTCGCGATCGCCGTCTGA
- a CDS encoding DUF3099 domain-containing protein, with protein MYARRRHVYFAMMGTCLALFILAWGVVRIWSVPVAVGMCVVAMVIPPLAAMVANRRGPEDRWWDDPSGDPKSDEWWDELDGKKRPQ; from the coding sequence ATGTACGCACGGCGACGTCACGTGTACTTCGCCATGATGGGGACGTGCCTGGCCCTCTTCATCCTGGCCTGGGGAGTCGTACGCATCTGGTCGGTCCCGGTCGCGGTCGGCATGTGTGTGGTCGCGATGGTCATCCCGCCGCTGGCCGCGATGGTCGCCAACCGCCGGGGACCCGAGGACCGCTGGTGGGACGACCCGTCCGGTGACCCGAAGTCCGACGAGTGGTGGGACGAGCTGGACGGGAAGAAGCGGCCGCAGTAG
- a CDS encoding putative leader peptide, whose translation MKRQADLTKRRAVDLCRVAAMLCRTTL comes from the coding sequence ATGAAGCGACAGGCGGATCTCACGAAGCGGCGGGCAGTCGACCTGTGCCGCGTCGCCGCCATGCTCTGTCGCACCACTCTCTGA
- a CDS encoding FABP family protein, translating into MIEIPSDLHKDLVPLAFLLGNWAGAGVHDFPGSEKCNFGQEVAFTHDGRDFLEYRSQTWVLDKDGNKVRPLESEFGYWRIDADRKVEVTMTRDDGVVEIWYGELAAKKPQIDLVTDTVARTAAARPYSGGQRLYGYVNSDLMWVGEKQTPEVELRPYMSAQLKKVVTPEDVERWAKALPDDLPDDGIAFFK; encoded by the coding sequence ATGATCGAGATCCCGTCCGACCTCCACAAGGACCTCGTCCCCCTCGCCTTCCTGCTCGGCAACTGGGCCGGCGCGGGTGTGCACGACTTCCCCGGTTCCGAGAAGTGCAACTTCGGGCAGGAGGTCGCCTTCACGCACGACGGCCGGGACTTCCTGGAGTACCGCTCCCAGACCTGGGTCCTCGACAAGGACGGCAACAAGGTGCGGCCGCTCGAGTCCGAGTTCGGCTATTGGCGCATCGACGCCGACCGCAAGGTCGAGGTCACCATGACCCGCGACGACGGGGTGGTCGAGATCTGGTACGGCGAGCTCGCCGCCAAGAAGCCCCAGATCGACCTGGTGACGGACACCGTGGCGCGCACGGCCGCCGCCCGCCCCTACAGCGGCGGCCAGCGGCTGTACGGCTACGTCAACAGCGACCTGATGTGGGTCGGCGAGAAGCAGACCCCCGAGGTCGAGCTGCGCCCCTACATGTCGGCGCAGCTGAAGAAGGTCGTCACCCCGGAGGACGTCGAGCGCTGGGCGAAGGCCCTGCCGGACGACCTTCCGGACGACGGGATCGCCTTCTTCAAGTAG
- a CDS encoding sulfurtransferase has protein sequence MSRSDVLVDADWVQEHLDDPSIAIVEVDEDTSAYEKNHIKNAIRIDWTKDLQDPVRRDFIDQEGFEKLLSAKGIANDTLVILYGGNNNWFASYAYWYFKLYGHENVKLLDGGRKKWELDARELVEEVPERATTDYKAKAQDTSIRAFRDEVVAAIGSNNLVDVRSPDEFSGKLLAPAHLPQEQSQRPGHVPTARNIPWSKNANDDGTFKSDDELKELYAEENVDLAKDTIAYCRIGERSALTWFVLHELLGVENVKNYDGSWTEYGSLVGVPIELGANK, from the coding sequence ATGAGCCGCAGCGACGTCCTGGTCGACGCCGACTGGGTCCAGGAACACCTGGACGACCCGAGCATCGCCATCGTCGAGGTGGACGAGGACACGTCCGCGTACGAGAAGAACCACATCAAGAACGCGATCCGCATCGACTGGACCAAGGACCTCCAGGACCCGGTCCGCCGTGACTTCATCGACCAGGAGGGCTTCGAGAAGCTCCTGTCGGCGAAGGGCATCGCCAACGACACGCTGGTGATCCTCTACGGCGGCAACAACAACTGGTTCGCGTCCTACGCCTACTGGTACTTCAAGCTCTACGGCCACGAGAACGTCAAGCTCCTCGACGGCGGCCGCAAGAAGTGGGAGCTGGACGCCCGCGAGCTGGTCGAGGAGGTCCCGGAGCGGGCCACGACCGACTACAAGGCCAAGGCGCAGGACACGTCCATCCGGGCCTTCCGCGACGAAGTCGTCGCCGCGATCGGCTCGAACAACCTGGTCGACGTCCGCTCGCCCGACGAGTTCTCCGGCAAGCTGCTCGCCCCCGCGCACCTGCCGCAGGAGCAGTCGCAGCGTCCGGGCCACGTCCCGACCGCCCGCAACATCCCGTGGTCGAAGAACGCCAACGACGACGGCACCTTCAAGTCGGACGACGAGCTCAAGGAGCTCTACGCCGAGGAGAACGTCGACCTCGCCAAGGACACCATCGCCTACTGCCGCATCGGTGAGCGCTCGGCCCTGACCTGGTTCGTCCTGCACGAGCTGCTCGGTGTCGAGAACGTCAAGAACTACGACGGCTCGTGGACCGAGTACGGCTCCCTGGTGGGCGTGCCGATCGAGCTCGGCGCCAACAAGTAA
- a CDS encoding FadR/GntR family transcriptional regulator — MVVDPEHASVNGRKTPQRPRPTQRTHHDVADELRTRIRSGVLRPGQRMPTQARLADEFGVERGAVREALRILQAEHLLTGVSKGSPATVAPDPGLTRPVTGPGAPPLPTTVALAPRIAAAFASSHVEIDALCLTSVSLTLAIGEPLRRIHAGELKPAKVDVRVLLPSRDIDLAFPTPVDAPAEHGRLQRRWLAHRNAQGQVLQHNLQSLHATHGIDVHITFRALPFTPPVKLYLLNGTEALFAYYTLTRREQEIDHKHLQMYDAEGTQSMLFAFDQGAGLRDTTFVEQSHLWFNALWETISSELVLTS, encoded by the coding sequence TTGGTCGTGGACCCGGAACACGCCTCCGTCAATGGACGGAAGACGCCCCAGCGGCCACGGCCGACCCAGAGGACACACCACGACGTGGCCGACGAGCTGCGCACCCGGATCAGGTCCGGCGTGCTGCGGCCAGGTCAGCGCATGCCCACGCAGGCCAGGCTGGCCGACGAATTCGGCGTCGAGCGCGGTGCCGTACGCGAAGCCCTGCGGATCCTGCAGGCGGAGCACCTGCTGACCGGCGTTTCCAAGGGGAGCCCGGCGACGGTGGCGCCGGATCCGGGCCTCACCAGGCCCGTCACCGGGCCGGGGGCTCCGCCGCTGCCCACCACGGTGGCTCTCGCCCCGCGCATCGCGGCCGCCTTCGCGTCCTCGCACGTCGAGATCGACGCCCTCTGCCTGACCTCGGTCTCCCTCACGCTCGCCATCGGCGAACCGCTGCGCCGGATCCACGCGGGGGAGCTGAAACCGGCCAAGGTCGACGTCCGCGTCCTGCTGCCGTCCCGCGACATAGACCTCGCGTTCCCGACCCCGGTGGACGCCCCGGCCGAGCACGGTCGGCTGCAGCGCCGCTGGCTCGCCCACCGCAACGCGCAGGGTCAGGTACTGCAGCACAACCTGCAGTCCCTGCACGCGACGCACGGCATAGACGTCCACATCACGTTTCGCGCACTGCCCTTCACGCCACCCGTGAAGCTGTACCTTCTCAACGGTACGGAGGCGTTGTTCGCCTACTACACGCTCACGCGCCGCGAGCAGGAGATCGACCACAAGCACCTGCAGATGTACGACGCCGAGGGCACGCAGTCGATGCTGTTCGCCTTCGACCAGGGCGCCGGGCTGCGCGACACGACGTTCGTCGAGCAGTCCCATCTGTGGTTCAACGCACTGTGGGAGACGATCAGTTCGGAGCTGGTGCTCACGAGCTGA
- a CDS encoding folate-binding protein YgfZ — translation MKSPLLSLPGAVAAEGVDEGVAAHYGDLFREQRALADGSGFVDLSHRGVVAVSGEDRLSWLHLLLTQHVSELPPGQATEALILSAHGHIEHALYLVDDGATVWAHVEPGTQDALLAYLESMKFFYRVEVADRTADFAVVHLPAGSIAEVPEGVVVRETPYGRDLFLPRADLESYAEKAGPAAGILAYEALRVENHRPRLGFETDHRTIPHELGWVGTAVHLQKGCYRGQETVARVQNLGKPPRRLVFLHLDGSEVHLPTHGTEIHLADDGPDGRKIGFITTSVRHHELGPVALALVKRNVAVDARLVAGDTAAAQETVVEP, via the coding sequence ATGAAGAGCCCCCTGCTGTCCCTGCCCGGAGCCGTCGCCGCCGAGGGCGTGGACGAAGGCGTCGCCGCACACTACGGCGACCTGTTCCGCGAGCAGCGCGCCCTCGCCGACGGCTCCGGCTTCGTCGACCTCTCCCACCGCGGGGTCGTCGCCGTCTCCGGTGAGGACCGCCTCAGCTGGCTGCACCTCCTGCTCACCCAGCACGTCAGCGAACTCCCGCCCGGCCAGGCCACCGAGGCGCTGATCCTCTCCGCGCACGGCCACATCGAGCACGCCCTGTACCTCGTGGACGACGGAGCGACGGTCTGGGCGCACGTGGAGCCCGGCACTCAGGACGCGCTGCTCGCGTACCTGGAGTCGATGAAGTTCTTCTACCGCGTCGAGGTCGCCGACCGCACGGCCGACTTCGCGGTGGTGCACCTGCCGGCCGGTTCCATCGCCGAGGTGCCGGAGGGCGTGGTCGTCCGCGAGACGCCGTACGGCCGTGACCTCTTCCTCCCCCGCGCGGACCTGGAGTCGTACGCCGAGAAGGCGGGTCCGGCGGCCGGGATCCTGGCGTACGAAGCCCTCCGCGTCGAGAACCACCGCCCGCGCCTCGGCTTCGAGACCGACCACCGCACGATCCCCCACGAGCTGGGCTGGGTCGGCACGGCGGTGCACCTGCAGAAGGGCTGCTACCGCGGCCAGGAGACGGTGGCCCGGGTGCAGAACCTCGGGAAGCCGCCCCGCCGCCTGGTCTTCCTCCACCTGGACGGCAGCGAGGTCCACCTCCCCACCCACGGCACGGAGATCCACCTCGCCGACGACGGCCCCGACGGCCGGAAGATCGGCTTCATCACCACCTCCGTACGCCACCACGAACTGGGCCCGGTCGCCCTGGCGTTGGTCAAGCGGAACGTGGCGGTCGACGCAAGGCTGGTGGCGGGCGACACGGCAGCGGCCCAGGAGACCGTGGTCGAGCCGTAG
- a CDS encoding GNAT family N-acetyltransferase: MTPRAAIDVRPITEAEFPDWTRALNIGFLRQPTPSEEELEARRNHFAPGRLLGAFDNGRCVATFRSFTQELTAVGGSPVPADAISNVTVSPTHRRRGLLTRMMAHDLAAAKARGDVVATLIAAEYPIYGRYGFGPATTMTEWTVDVPRAGLDPRWAGPQDGATIDLVDAEDVRKLGPELHERLRRIRPGAVSRTDLWWRVNTGAVRFGKDWTEPFYAVYRSADGEVEGLVSYEADEKWGDGKQPLNTAEVNWLIAVTPAAERELWHYVCSIDWVVRVKSGWRAPDDLLPLLLPDPRAAVVTTQADWLWVRILDVVRALEARTYGGPGALVLDVVDGDGLAGGRYRLEAAEDGRATCTPTTANAELTLDIAELARLWLGDESVVRLAAAGRVREERAGAARVADALLRTSRRPWCPDIF; this comes from the coding sequence ATGACCCCCCGAGCCGCCATCGACGTCCGCCCGATCACCGAAGCCGAGTTCCCCGACTGGACCCGTGCCCTGAACATCGGTTTCCTCCGCCAACCGACCCCCTCGGAGGAAGAGCTCGAAGCCCGCCGCAACCACTTCGCACCGGGCCGCCTCCTCGGCGCCTTCGACAACGGCCGCTGTGTCGCCACCTTCCGCTCCTTCACCCAGGAGCTCACAGCAGTGGGCGGCAGCCCCGTCCCCGCCGACGCCATCTCCAACGTCACCGTCAGCCCCACCCACCGCCGCCGCGGCCTGCTCACCCGCATGATGGCCCACGACCTCGCCGCCGCGAAGGCCCGCGGGGACGTCGTCGCGACGCTCATCGCCGCGGAGTACCCGATCTACGGCCGCTACGGCTTCGGCCCCGCCACCACGATGACCGAGTGGACGGTCGACGTACCCCGCGCGGGCCTCGACCCCCGCTGGGCGGGCCCCCAGGACGGCGCCACGATCGATCTCGTGGACGCCGAGGACGTTCGCAAGCTCGGCCCCGAACTGCACGAGCGCCTGCGCCGCATTCGGCCGGGCGCCGTCAGCCGCACCGACCTGTGGTGGCGGGTGAACACGGGCGCCGTACGCTTCGGCAAGGACTGGACCGAGCCCTTCTACGCCGTCTACCGCTCGGCGGACGGCGAGGTGGAGGGCCTGGTGTCGTACGAGGCCGACGAGAAGTGGGGCGACGGCAAACAGCCGCTGAACACGGCCGAGGTGAACTGGCTGATCGCGGTGACCCCGGCCGCCGAGCGCGAACTGTGGCACTACGTCTGCTCGATCGACTGGGTCGTGAGGGTGAAGAGCGGCTGGCGTGCTCCCGACGATCTGCTGCCACTCCTCCTGCCGGACCCGCGGGCGGCGGTCGTCACCACGCAGGCGGACTGGCTGTGGGTGCGGATCCTGGATGTCGTACGTGCTCTGGAGGCGCGTACGTACGGGGGGCCGGGCGCACTGGTGCTGGACGTCGTCGACGGGGACGGACTCGCCGGCGGCCGTTACCGGCTGGAGGCGGCGGAGGACGGCCGGGCGACCTGCACTCCGACCACGGCGAACGCGGAACTCACGCTGGACATAGCCGAGTTGGCGAGGCTGTGGCTGGGCGACGAGTCGGTGGTACGGCTCGCGGCGGCGGGCCGGGTGCGGGAAGAACGAGCGGGCGCCGCCCGAGTGGCCGACGCCCTGCTGCGTACGTCCAGGCGACCGTGGTGCCCGGACATCTTCTGA
- a CDS encoding aerial mycelium formation protein: MSTPSTGQPHGAVSLTRTGLTTPAGQLNTAELGTPRPPLQRTDSPPMPGESPGHDLAVLSLPELRTLRRDAQRDEADLSYVRRLLQGRIDILRAELTRRGPAAVPDHPDEASVVDRLPEILTDAPARYRSSARHVTLGTPHSEEYRRLAAEMLAEVELSDLDARTDPELTEAMGRLVRYEQQVSRQRQRLQRTADDCSAEIARRYREGEAQVDDLLM, translated from the coding sequence ATGAGCACACCGAGTACCGGGCAGCCCCATGGGGCTGTCTCGCTGACCCGTACGGGACTGACCACCCCTGCGGGACAGCTGAACACGGCAGAGCTGGGGACGCCCCGGCCGCCGCTGCAACGCACCGACAGCCCGCCCATGCCCGGGGAATCGCCCGGGCACGACCTGGCTGTGCTGAGCCTGCCAGAGCTGCGCACGCTGCGCCGGGACGCCCAGCGCGACGAGGCCGACCTCAGCTATGTACGGCGGCTGCTGCAGGGCCGTATCGACATCCTGCGGGCGGAGCTCACCCGGCGCGGCCCGGCGGCCGTCCCGGACCACCCGGACGAGGCCTCCGTGGTCGACCGGCTCCCGGAGATCCTCACCGACGCCCCGGCCCGGTACCGCTCCTCGGCCCGCCATGTGACCCTGGGCACCCCGCACAGCGAGGAGTACCGGCGGCTGGCCGCGGAGATGCTCGCCGAGGTCGAACTGTCCGACCTGGACGCGCGGACCGACCCGGAGCTGACGGAGGCGATGGGGCGGCTCGTACGGTACGAGCAGCAGGTGTCACGGCAGCGGCAGCGGCTGCAGCGGACGGCCGACGACTGCAGTGCGGAGATCGCCCGCCGGTACCGCGAGGGGGAAGCGCAGGTCGACGACCTGCTGATGTGA